AACAACATTGAAAATTTAGAAAAAATCATGATCCAATCTGGGGTAGAGATTGAAAACATCGTGATCAATTCTTATGCAGCCTCGATTGCTACCTTGTCTAATGATGAAAGGGAATTGGGCGTGGCTTGCGTGGATATAGGCGGAGAGACATGCAACCTTACGATTTATAGCGGCAATTCTATACGCTATAACAAATACTTACCCATAGGCTCTCACCATTTAAGCACGGATTTGTCGTGCATGCTCAACACCCCATTCCCTTACGCTGAAGAAGTTAAGATCAAATACGGGGATCTTTCTTTTGGAAGCGGCGAAGAAACGCCCTCTCAAAATGTCCAAATCCCTACCACCGGATCGGATGGCAATGAAAGCCATGTAGTGCCTCTTAGCAGAATCCAAACTATCATGAGAGACAGGGCTTTAGAAACTTTTGAAATCATCCACAGGAGCATTCAAGATAGCGGTTTAGAAGAGCATTTGGGTGGGGGCGTTGTTTTAACCGGAGGGATGGCTTTAATGAAAGGGATCAAAGAGCTGGCTAAAGCCCATTTCACTAATTACCCCGTGCGTTTGGCCGCCCCTATGGAAAAATACAATATCATGGGCATGTTTGAAGACTTGAAAGACCCTCGCTTTTCAGTCGTGGTTGGCTTGATTTTATACAAAGCAGGGGGGCATACCAATTATGAAAGAGACTCTAAAGGGATTATCCGCTACCATGAAAGCGATGATTACACAAGAACAGCCCCTCAATCAAGCCCTACCCCCCATATCCATTCATCGCCTACAGAAAGGAATTTGAGCGATTTAAAAGCCCCTAGCGCTCCTTTAAACACCGCTAAAAACGATGATTTCTTACCTGTAAAATCCACCGAACAAAAAGGTTTTTTTAAAAGTTTCCTTGATAAGATTTCTAAAATCTTTTAAGATACAGCAATTTCTTTATGCGATAAAAACGCCTTAATAGTTATCAAAAGCTAGAAAACATGGTATAATCCTTTAGATATTCATCAAAGTTTAAGATTTGCAAAAATCGTATCTCAAGGGGAATGTGGCTATGGTTCATCAATCAGAGATGGAAAATTATAATATCGGTCAAGCGAGCATTGAAGAAGTAAGCGATCCAGCTTATAAAGGGGCTAAGATTGTCGTCATCGGTGTTGGAGGTGGGGGGTCTAACATGATCAAACACCTGGTTGAATACGGCGTGCATCAAGATGTTACCCCCATTGCAACGAACACTGATGGCCAACATCTCAAAAACAATCCTGCTCCGGTTAAGATCCTTTTAGGCAAAGAATCCACTGGAGGTTTAGGCGCTGGGGGGGTTCCTGATATTGGTAGAAAAGCCGCCGAAGAAAGTGCTAATGAAATTAGAGAAGCGATTAAGGACGCCAAATTAGTCATTGTCTCTACAGGGCTTGGAGGAGGGACTGGGACTGGAGCCACCCCTACTATCGTTAAAATCGCAAAAGAAGTGGGAGCACTCACGATCGCTATCGTTACCAAGCCTTTCAAATACGAAGGGAATCAAAAAAGAAAGAGGGCTGAAGAGGGATTGAAAGAATTGGAGCAATCTAGCGATTCTATTTTAGTTATCCCTAATGACAAAATCCTTCTCACCATGAAAAAAAACGCTAGCACCACGGAATGTTATAGGGAAGTTGATGATGTCTTGGTTAGGGCTGTGAGTGGCATTTCTACTATCATCACTAAACCCGGTAATATCAATGTTGATTTTGCCGATTTAAAGAGTGCTCTTGGTTTTAAAGGCTTTGCGTTAATGGGTATTGGTGAAGCCACTGGCGAAGAATCCGCTAAATTAGCAGTGGAAAACGCGATCCAATCGCCTCTTCTTGATGACGCTTCTATTGAAGGGGCTAAGAGCATTATTGTCTTTTTTGAGCACCACCCTGATTATCCTATGATGGCTTATTCTCAAGCGTGCGATTTTATTCAAGATCAAGCCCATCAAGATGTTGATGTTAAGTTTGGCCAACACACGAGCGATCATATCCCCATTGATCATGTGCGCGTTACTATCATTGCAACCGGTGCTGAAAGAAACAGCACTGGAGCGAGTTTAGAATCTATCGCTACGCCCTCTCAGCCTGTGGTGAAACAAGCAAGAAAAGTGGGTAATGGCGGGTATTTAAAGATCCCTACTGAAGAAGAGCTATCCATACCCACAACCATGAGAATCCAGCAAGATTAATTGCAGATCTCGCTTTTCTCCCCTATTTTTATAGGGCTATCATAAAGTAGTTTGTTGGGTTTTTTCTCATTCGTTTTTTTAGAATGAAATTAAAAAGCTTTGGATTTTCTGTGTGCTGACTTTTAGAGTATTTGGGGGATTTTAAAGTGCTTAAATGGGGAAATTATCCCAAAACACCCCCTCGTTAATAAAACACTAGAAACTCATTTGGCAAAAACCAAGGGCTTTGTTGTTCATGCTTGCCACCCATAGATCCATTATAGATTTGTGAAGTCAATGCATTTTTGACTGAATTGAGCTTCATATCTCATCAAATACAGATAATATTTGTCCCATCAAAATCATTGACAGCAGCAGTGATTTTATCAAACAAGTCATCACTTTCTTTGATAATCTTTTTTCAAAAGATCGCACACATCAGTAAGAAACTCTCGCTCATTGGCTTTATGAGTCTTCTAACACGCTCGCAATAAGGCTCTGACTTTAGAGTCTTCAATTCTTTCTAAAAATCATAATTCAATAACATAACTTGCTCCTTTTTAGAGTGTTAGCCTTAGCGATCTTTAATTATTCTAGATCAAACTCATTCCTCTTCTTGCCCTTCTATGTGTAAAACAGGCGTGATAATTTCATGCAAAAAGTCGTATCGCTCTTGGAGAGATTTCTCATTCCACTTCCTATAATTGCTATACAATTCTTTAGTGATGTCATAACAGCTAATCACTTTGCTCATGTCTTTGCCGCCATAAATTTCTCTTTTTTCATCAAAATCCCCGTTTAAAGCTTGTGCGTTCTTTTTACGCTTTAAAAGGGTTAAATTCGCGATATTATTTAACCATTTTTCTCTTTTTTCTTGGTCAAAATCTGCGTTCCATTGACTGCCTCTTTTGGGCTTTTGGGGCAAAATATGCTCCACTTGGGTTTCTGCATCCATAACGATAAAATTGGGTTTCTCTTCATCTGTCATGAAATAATTAGCTAGGGCTAAGACAGGACACGCCCATTTGCTAGAATAAGCAGAAGAGCTATCCCATAAATTATAGTGGTATTGGTCAAAGGTGTTATGAAATGCTATGTTATTCAATATAAGCTCCTTAATGGTTTTAATACCCTTATTGCTTTTAACATTTTTGATAATGTTGATATTCGTTGACTTGATGCGCGTGATCGTGCCTCCTGCAATCCAAGTTTGATAATAATAAGACACCAAAAGCTTTTTCAAAGCATCAAAATCAGGGTATTTGACATAAAGGGCTGTCGTTAAAATACTGGCCCAAAATCTGGAGGGAAGGTATCTTAATAAGTAAATGTATCGGTCTTGTTTTTTTAACAAATCGGTATAAGATTTCATAAAAGCGCTCACATCATAAATAAACCCGCAAGCGTCTTTTTTGCTGTCTTTGAACACCTTTTTTAATCCCTTATCGGCTCTCTTTTTAGAAACGCTAGGGTCAGCGTATTCCAAATACATGTTAAAAAAGTCTTCCAAATCAATATCTGTGCCTTCAACACTCTTGCAAGCTTCAACCAATTTGTCCCAAGTGGTTATAAAATCCTTACGCTTTTCACTATCTTGTTTGATTTCTTGCATTAAACTGGATTTTAAAATATCAATAGGGCTTAAGGGTTGGCCTCTGTCGTTTAACACTTGAAAGATTTGCATCGCGCTGTCTTCTTCAAAACAAACGATCCTGGTCAAAACAATGTGCTCATAAAACCATTTGACAAAATCATCAATATCGCTTATTGAACCATTTTTTATGCTCTCATCCAAGAGCTCCTTGAAATAATAAGCGTTACGCCAATAAGTGTTTTCTTCAAATTTCTTATGCAACTCGCTCTTTTTAAGGTTGTCTTCAAACTCCAAATTGTTTAACACCGTGTTTTCAAAATCCTGCTTGTAATTTTGAGCGGTTAAGAACCTCAGACGATTTTTGTCTTTATCAAATCTGTCATAAATACTCTCTTCAATAAAAGCTTTAGATTTTGGCTCAAGACTGTGTTTATAAAGCTTTAAAATCGTGCAAGCTAAAATGATAAAACTCGTTAATCGCTGTTGACCATCCACAACATCCCATCTTTCATCTTTTTGATTTTTGGCAATCACAATAGAGCCGCAAAAATACTCATCTTCTCTGTTGCTTGTATAGCTGCCCACCAAATCATCAATCAAAGCCCCTAAATGATCTTTATCCCACACATAAGGGCGTTGGTAATCAGGAACTTGATAAAAATATTCCCTATCCGCTAAAATTTGATGGAGTTTTTTTAACTCTACTTCTACTTTTGCCATCATTTCTCCTTTGAATTGAACTCGGTAAGCCCCACTGATTTAAAAATGGGGCTTATGGAATCCAATGGTTTAAAGATGTTATGCGGGTTATTGCACGGGTTAATGGAAGGGGGAATGATAAAAAGCAGGGGATTTTTAAGTCGGTTTTGGTAAAAGTTATAAGAATAGGGTAGCGTTGCTTGATGGCTTGGATGGTTGGATGCCATTTCTACCCCTTTTTAAAAAAAAGATGACATGGGGTATTATATCTAACTATTACCAATAAAGGCTTAAAACTTCTTTTAACTTCTAAAACTAGTTGCTCCATTATAGATTTGAGAAGTCAATGCATTTTTAAAGGGTTATCAGTATCAAAGATAAATTAATAGTGCTTATTTAAGCTGTTATATGCGATGTCTTTAACACCAACGCATAAACTAGGTCTGTGTTCTCTGCTTGCATTATCGCTAAGTTATATGCCCTACGACCAGAGATAACCGCTATTGAGCAGTTTAACATTCGCTCGTATAATCGGCTCATAGATAAAGCACTGATATTCATCTTTTAAGCCATTGAAAATGTTTTTAAAATCGCTTGGCATGGGTTACTCCTTTAAAATTCAAGCATTACTATAATCAATACGCCCCACACCAATCACTTAGAAGAGTCTTGATTTTTAATAGCAATATCTAGCTTATTGAAAGGGATTTCAATGTGGTTAGCATCTAGGGCGTTTTTGATGCGTTCAATGAGTTCGCTGCGCACATTAAAGATCCCATCTTCAATCTTTGCCCAAACTCTAATGGTGAAATTCAATGAACTGGATCCAAAATCCGTGATTCCAATAAAAGTGGGCATGTTTTTATCAATTTTATCCATTGCGTCAATAACATCTTTTATAGTCTTATGCACCAGTTCAATATCGCTCCCATACCCTAGCCCACAAACCCATTCAATGCGCCGACATGCAGTGTTATTACTATTGATAATATTAGAATTAGCGACACTTCTATTGGGCAAAACCGCCAAACGCCCGTCATGCAAGCGTAAAGAAGTATTAAAAAAATTAAGTGCTTCTACTTTGCCCTCCAGACTAGAGATTTCAATGATGTCTCCTTTTTTGAAAGGGTGTAAAATGATAAGGATTATCCCTCCAGCAATGCTTGAAAGATAATCTTTTAAAGCCAACGCCACAGCAATCCCCACCGTTCCTAAAACAGTGATAATAGAGGTGGTTTGCACGCCTAGCGTGCTTAGCGCAATGATTGTAGTGATGATAAGGATTAAGATAAAAGTAACCTGTGCGACAAAATTCGCTAAAATCTCATCCTTTTTGGATAAAAGTTTCATGGTTTTGTTTCGTAAGAAAAACGAAAAATAAAAACCTACACAAAAGACAATGACAGCCTTGATCAAGATTATCCCAAAATGCTTTGCCTGCGGGAAAAAATCCACTAACAGCGTTTTAATTTCATCCATAAATTTTTCCTTGCAAATCACAAAATCGCTAGAAACGACAAGATAACTTATCCTATCGTTATGTAGCTAGTTTTGACATGTTAGCATGTTTAGGACTAACCTTATTATCATAACTCAAACGCTCAATCTAGCGTTAGTGTCAAATTGATTGGCTTTAACACGCTGTCTAATGAAAAAGGGTTTTTAGCATTGAACCTAGAGGCCACTTTATGCGCACCCCATACTTGATGGCTAGCGCTCACTATATGGCAATGGTTTTTCTCTAGCTTGGCTTTAATGGATTTTATACAACCTAGAAAGGAGCGGTTATGCTGTATTTTTCTTTTTTTAGTAAGTTCATCAAACGCCTTTAAGTTAGGGTTATTTATAGCTTCACTTAAGGTCATTTTTAAAGTCGGTTTAATTTTGTAAGTTCTCATAGCATGAATAAGGCTTGGACTGACTTTATCGCTAGTTATATTAAAATTTTTATTGGTTCCTAACACGCTATCCAACCTGAACGACTTTTTCATATCTACATAACCGAAAGTGCCTATTACCCCACCCGTTGTGCTAGTTTTCATTCTATTAGCGTCAAGTTTGGCTTTTAAACTTTGTAAGGTGTTTTCAACTATTTGTGTGGGTTTATAGAAAAAGAACTTCCTTCCGTGTATTTTTGAATAAGCATTTTGAAAGGATTTAGCGCTAGGGTTCGTATCGCTACCAAAACTGACAAGCTCTGATTTTCCTATCAACTGCCCTAATTTACAATGCCTGCGTATTTTACCAAAGAAGTCATAAGCTCAACCCCATTAGGGTTTTGTGTGGTGCAAATGAGACTAAATCTAGCATAAACCTTACCGCCTTTTTCTACCACTTCAGGACACCACGCAATGCTATTTTACTCGAACTTATTCCCTAGTTCAATAAGTTCTTTTTTAAAAGATTTGGTTATTTTTTTCATTCTTTTATTGATTTATAGCGGTTAAAGTCGTTTAAATCCATTGATAGCGTTCTTTTAAGAAATCGTGCGCAGATACCCGTTTTCGCTCAGCATGACATACAAGCGCCCCATGATTTCTTTCTTTTCTTCCATATCCAGTTTGTTGTTGTCTTCAATTTTTTGTTTTAAAAGGCGCTCGATTTCTTTAGTGTCATAGTCCAAATCATCTAGCACATCTAAAATCGTTTGGGCTTCGCAAATATCTTCCACTTCATAATCGCCTTTTTCATCAAAAACCACGCTAAATTCCGTAGGGTGCGTGAATAAATTGTGTTTCATGCCTAAAACTTCTTGATACGCTCCCACTAAAAAGAACGCTAAAAAGTATTCTTCTTCATCCACATCTATATCATGCAAAAACAAGGGCTTTGTGGAATCAAAAGCGATTTCCCCATCGCTATCGCAAGTAATATCCCACAAGCTCGCACTCCTGGTGGGCTTTTCATCTAATTTATTCAAGGGCATGACCGGGAAATTCTGTCTCAAGCCCCAATAATCAGGCAAGCTTTGGAAAAACGAGCAATTCAATAAATAGCGCTCTTGGACTTGCTCTTGAATGCGTAAAATATCATTATGATCCTTAACATAAAGCAATTGCACCGCTTTTTTGACGATCAAATGGGCTAAAACTTCAGTATTGCTCCTGTCAATCAAATCAATATAGCCCAAATCAAAAAGCGTGAATAGCGACTCGGTGTGATCAAAACTATCATGCAAGTATTCAATGGCGTTTTTTTCATTGATGTTAGCGAGCAAGTCTAGCATTTCATCAATCAAGGGAGGGTTATTACTTTCTTTGATTTTTAGGGATTTTTCATTGTATTCATGCGAAAACAATTCTAACACCGGGGCCACTAAAACGGCATGGTTAGCGGAAATATAACGGCCTGATTCAATGAAAATATCCGGCTCTATTTCTTGCTTATTTTTCACAATTTCCCTCAATAAAAACACCACATCAGCGCTGAATTCCTCTAAAGTGTAGTTTTTATCTTGGTGGTGCTTGTGTTGGGTATATTCTACGGCTAACCCCCCTCCAATATTCACGCTATTAAGATTCTTAGCGCCCATTTTACGCAATTCTGCATACAAGTTTCCCGCTTCTCTTAAAGCCTTTTTTAAGGGCGAAATATCGCTAATTTGAGAGCCTATGTGGAAATGTATCATGTGAAAATGCTCTAACAAGTCGTTTTCTTCTAAAAGGCGCATCGCTTCTAAAACTTCAGTGCTGCTAAGACCAAATTTAGAATTGATCCCCCCACTCTTTGCCCAAACGCCAGTACCAGTGCTGTGCAAACGGATGCGAATGCCAATTTTAGGGCAGGCTAAAAACTCGTTTTGTTTAGCCACGGCGATAATGGTTTTTAACTCATTCAAACCCTCAATCGTTAAAGTGATTTCATGCTGCATGCTTTTAGCGATAAAGCCAAGCTCAATCATTTCTTTGTCTTTAAAGCCATTCACGGTGATAGGGGCTGTGGGGTTAGTGTAACTCATCGCAATGATGAGTTCAGATTTACTCCCGGCCTCTAAACCATAATCTAAACCCTTAGCCCCTTGCACTAAAGGGAAAACAAACGAGGGCATTTGATTGACTTTTAAAGGGAAAACCGCTTTAAAAGCCCCGCTGTATTGATACTCTTTAATCGCTAAAGAAAACGCATCAAACAGGCTTTTGATTTGTTTTTGCACCAAATGAGGGAATCGCACCAACAAAGGCCCTCTATAACCCTTATCGCGCACGCTTTGAACGATTTCTAAAAGCGAGGGGTTTTTGCCATGACAAATTTTAACCAAGCCTTTTTCTATCTTAAATTCGTTATTGCTCCAAAATTTAATCCCATAATCATGGACTTCTTGCATTTTTTATCCTTTTGTTACGATAAGGTTTTAAAGAGATAAGGGTTATTTTTAAAATCTCTGATCGCTTCTTCATAAACTTTTTCAATTTGAATGACTGAATTTTCTAAAGTGTAATTTAAAGCGCTTTTAGCGTATTCGTTTTGCATTCTTTCTCTTTCAAGCTTGTTTTCTAACCACCAATCTATTTTAGCACTCAAATCTTTAGCGTTATTAGGCTCAAATAGCGATCGTTCATCCAGTGCGAATTGCCTGGTCGCGCTTAAAGGGCTATTAGCGATAATAGGCACAATCCCCACGCTAATGGCTTCTAAACACGCAATCGCTTCGCTTTCCACATTGGCTGTATGCACATAAAGGGTGCAAGTTTTTAAAATCTCTAACAATTCATTGGAATTGACAAACCCAAACTCCGTTTTTACGCCTAGTTTTTGGGCTAGAAGTTTGATTTTTTTCTCATCAGGCCCTTTGCCTTTGAGTAATAACACAATATCTTGTTTGTATCGGCTTAAAGCAACCGCTTTGATTAAAACGCTTTGATTTTTTTCATTAGAATAGCGCCCTACCATAGCGATTTTAAAGGGTGTGGTGTCAAAAAGGCTTTTTTGCGGGTGTTCCAATCTAAACATGGGATCAAAGCCGTTAGAAATAGCGTATTTTTTCCCTCCATAGTTGTATTTTTCTAATTCTTCTACAATGAATTTTGACGGGCAATGGATATGATGGATATAGCGGTAATGCGAAGATTTAAACCACGAAAAAAGCATCATGTTAAACCAAGAAAACCACCCCAATTTCATGTTATAAGAAATATGCTCTGGCTGTAAATGGAAAGAGCCAATATAAGGCACTTGCATTGCTCGTGCGATTTTTACGGCTGTTTTTTCTAGCAAAAAAGGCAAGTAAGTATGGATTATATCCGCTCCCTTAAAAGCCTTTCTTAAGATTTTTTCATCCGGTTTAGCAAAAAGGATGTGTTGTTTGTGTGAAATTTCTGTAACTAGGGGGATGTAGCGCTCTTTAAGGTTGTAATACCCCTCTTCTTCGCTCCCTAAATTATCCACATAAGGGGCAACCACTCTCATAACATGCCCTCTTTTTTTCAGCGCTTCAAAAAAACGAAACGCTGTCATAGAAGTGCCGTTACTGGTGTCTTTAAAGCTATCCACGACTAAAACAATAACCATTTAACTACTCTTCTTTAAAATTGAATTTAAAAGGCTTTTTATCAAACACCACGATTTCTATCATTCCCTCTAAAACCTGAATGTCTAACACAAACGCCTCTATCCTTATTTCAGCTTTTTTCACGCCATCTTGAACCACTTGCGCTTTAATGAGCGCTTCTTGATTCAATTCTAGGGGGGCATAAAAATTGATGTTATTAGAAACCACCACGCTGTGTCTTTTATTCAACGCGCACAAGGCCGCATAATTGCACGCAATAAGCACAAACCCGGCATGCACAAAATTTTCTTCATACACCATGCTTTCATTGCCCTTGAAACGCGCATGGGCTATATCTTTTTCTAAAACAACCAATTCAGTGCCAACGCTTGGTTTGAAATTCTTACAAGTCTCTAAAGAGTCATAATCCACACGAACGACTGATTCTTGCACTATCTTAATCCTTTATTGAAACTAACGCTTGCTTGGTTTAAGCATTTTAAAATACCCCCTTAAAGGAGCGTCATACCCCTCTAAAGTTTTAGAGTGATCGGTTTTATTCAAAAAATCTTCCAAACTCTGCCCCAAAATAAAATCCGTTTTACGCTGTTCTTTAGGCGTGGTCTTTAAAACGCTAATAATCTCAAAATTTTCAAACCCTACCCTTTCGCACCACCCTTTCAAAGCGCTAACACTGGGGATAAAATAAACATTTTTCATTTTAGCATAAGTTTTTTTAGGGCAAAGGGCGATGTCTAAGGGCGAATCAACAATAAGCGTATCCAACACCAACTCCCCTCTCATCTTTAAAGCATGATACAAGGCTTTTAAAGCCTCTAGCGGGCTTTTTCTATGGTATAGCACCCCTAAGCAAAAAATGACATCAAAAGCGTTAGGGTATTTTTCACACAAATCCTCTACCCCTAAAGACTCATAAATAATTTTTTTTTCTTTATCAAAAAAGGGGGCTAAAAATTCAAATTGTTTTTTGACTAAAACGCCCGGATCAAACCCCACCAAACTTTTAGGCCCATGTTCTAGCATTTTAAACAAGTAATAGCCGTTATTGCAACCCACATCAGCCACAACCTTATCTTTTAAAGGAGTGGCGTTTTTGACTAGATCCCATTTAATAGAGCTATCCCATTCGCTATCAATCTTAATTTGAGAAATTTCAAAAGGGCCTTTACGCCATGGCCTTAACGCCATGATTTCTTCTAAAAGGGTTTTTGGATTAACTTTATCGTTACAAATGAGCATGACTTACCATAGCGTGGGGGTTTTTTTAAAAAAGGGGGGATTTAAAAGGGATTCTAAATGATGAGAGCTAATCCCATAAATAAAAGCGAAATTAAACGCTAAATTTTTTAATTGCTTTTTTAAGTTGTTTTGGGTGGTGTAAAAATAAGGGTTGGTTTTTTTAAAGAAAGCCGTGCTGTTTTTACGACAAAACACGACAATTTTCCCCCACGATAAAGTCTCAAAGGCTTTTTGAAGCATCATTTCAAACAATTCTTTTGAAGTCTCAGCGACAACCACTCTTGCCGTTGCACCATAAGGGGCTATTTCTAGATTCTTATTCACAAAAAAGGGTTTGCAATGATCTAAAGGGTATTCTTTTTTGCCCAAAAGATTCAAATCAAACTCAATTTGTAATTTCTCGCACAATTGAATGACCCTTTTTAAAGGCTCTAAAAAGATGCATGGCATTTTTAATTCATACTCTTGTTTTTCATAGACTAAAGCACTGCAAAAAAACGATTGGTTGAGAATCATTAAACGACTTTCTTTTAAATCTTCTTTTAAACGCTCTTGCTTATAAAACAAATGAAGCCACTCCAATTTATCAAAAAAGGCTATTTTACACCCCTCTATAATGAATAAATCTTCAAGGCTCTCTTTCAAGCACCACACAAAAGCACTCACCATGATTTTAGAAGCGATCTCTAATTCTATAGGGCTTAAAAGCGCTCCAACCACGCACTCATTCAACAAGCAAAATTTAAACAAATGATTCAAAGAATGCTCTATATCTTTAAGCTTGATCCATGCCACATCCCTATCGCTTAAAGGATATTCTCCTGCGTATAAAATCCCATAAGCCCCTAACTCTAAGGCTTTAGGAATGAGAGCATGATCTTTAGCTACAAATAAAGAGCCTTTTTGGACTTTGTTTAAAGACAAAACAATAGAATTAAAATAGCTGATTGAGGGTGTGTTTTGCAATTCGCCCAAACTCAATTCTACGGCTTCATTCACCCCTAATCGCATTTAGCTGATCAAACTTCCTGTAATTTTTTCTCTTGTAGGGCTGATTAAGGCTAGATTATCATTATCTCGCACCGATAAAATCATGCCCTCACTCATTTCACCCATAAGCTTTGCGGGTTTTAAATTAGCCACCACGCACACCATTTGACCCACCAAGCTTTCAGGCTCATAATCCAAAGCGATTCCTGAGATAATCTGCCTCAAATAACCTTCGCCTAAATCCACTTTTAAGCGCAGTAATTTATTGGATTTTTCAATCCTTTGAGCTTCTTTGATAAGCCCCACTTTAATCTCTACTTTTTTAAAATCCTCAATGCCGATATAGTTTTCTTGTTTTAGTGGGGCTTTTTCTTTTGCGTCTTTTTTTTCTTTTTCGTTTTTTTCTGGTAAGATTTCTCCCGCTTTTTCAGTCTTTTCAATTTTCTCCATTTTGGAAAATAAAGGCTCGGTGTCTTGTAAAATCATATCTTGTAATTTTTTAGCTTTAAAAAAGCGTTCGTAATTATTGGGCGTGATTTCTGCACAAAAAGCGCTCGCTAATTTCATAGCACTCCTTGGCATGAACGCATAGAGCAAAAAGCTTGATTGTAAAAGCGCATTTGCGATCAAACTCAATAAGGCTTCTAGTTTTTCTGATTTGTTGTTTTTGTGCAAAACCCACGGCTCTTCTTTAGCGATGATTTTGTTTAAAAAATCATAAATGTTAAACAACTCCTCTAAAGCTTTATGCAATTGCATTTTAGGCACAAAAGAATTAGCGTTATCTAAGATTTGATGCACTTTTTCTAGCTCTTTAGGATAATAAGCGGTGATTTTTGCGCTTTTTAGAGAATAATTGAAATATTTTTTAGCCATGCCTAGTAAGCGATTCAACAAATTCCCCAAATCGTTATTCAAATTCGCATTGATCCTTTCTATTAACGCTTTTTTAGAAAAATCCCCATCTTGCCCAAAAGGCACTTCACGCAATAAAAAATAGCGTAATTCTTCAATCCCATACTCCATAGCGAGCTTTTGAGCGTCTAAAACATTACCCAAGCTCTTACTCATTTTCACGCCCTCTATCGTCCACCACCCATGCACGCAAAGCTGTTTGAATAAGGGCAAATTCAAACTCATCAAAAAAGCTGGCCAATAAATGGCATGGAAGCGCAAAATATCCTTACCCACAATATGCCTAGCGCATTCAAAATGTGCCATTTTATTGTCTAAATCATTCAAATACCCTAGCGCGCTCGTATAATTCAATAAAGCGTCCAGCCAAACATACACCACATGTTTAGGATCGTTCATTTTTTTAGGCAAAGGAATGCCCCACTCAAAGCTCGTGCGCGTGATAGACAGATCCAATAAACCCTGCTCAATAAAAGAAGTTACCTCATTTTTACGATAAACGGGCAAAATCGCTTCAGGATTTTTAGCGTAAAAATCCAATAAAGGCTTCTCATACGCACTCAATCTAAAAAAATAACTCTCTTCTTCTAAAAGCGTGGTCTCTCTCAAGCAATCAGGGCATAGGACTTTATCGTTCGTATTATCCGCTTTAGAGATCGCACAATAACTCTCACAGCTCACGCAATAATACCCGCTATAAGTGCCTTTA
This region of Helicobacter pylori genomic DNA includes:
- the cmoB gene encoding tRNA 5-methoxyuridine(34)/uridine 5-oxyacetic acid(34) synthase CmoB gives rise to the protein MLICNDKVNPKTLLEEIMALRPWRKGPFEISQIKIDSEWDSSIKWDLVKNATPLKDKVVADVGCNNGYYLFKMLEHGPKSLVGFDPGVLVKKQFEFLAPFFDKEKKIIYESLGVEDLCEKYPNAFDVIFCLGVLYHRKSPLEALKALYHALKMRGELVLDTLIVDSPLDIALCPKKTYAKMKNVYFIPSVSALKGWCERVGFENFEIISVLKTTPKEQRKTDFILGQSLEDFLNKTDHSKTLEGYDAPLRGYFKMLKPSKR
- a CDS encoding glycosyltransferase family 4 protein, with amino-acid sequence MVIVLVVDSFKDTSNGTSMTAFRFFEALKKRGHVMRVVAPYVDNLGSEEEGYYNLKERYIPLVTEISHKQHILFAKPDEKILRKAFKGADIIHTYLPFLLEKTAVKIARAMQVPYIGSFHLQPEHISYNMKLGWFSWFNMMLFSWFKSSHYRYIHHIHCPSKFIVEELEKYNYGGKKYAISNGFDPMFRLEHPQKSLFDTTPFKIAMVGRYSNEKNQSVLIKAVALSRYKQDIVLLLKGKGPDEKKIKLLAQKLGVKTEFGFVNSNELLEILKTCTLYVHTANVESEAIACLEAISVGIVPIIANSPLSATRQFALDERSLFEPNNAKDLSAKIDWWLENKLERERMQNEYAKSALNYTLENSVIQIEKVYEEAIRDFKNNPYLFKTLS
- a CDS encoding hotdog domain-containing protein, producing MQESVVRVDYDSLETCKNFKPSVGTELVVLEKDIAHARFKGNESMVYEENFVHAGFVLIACNYAALCALNKRHSVVVSNNINFYAPLELNQEALIKAQVVQDGVKKAEIRIEAFVLDIQVLEGMIEIVVFDKKPFKFNFKEE
- the speA gene encoding arginine decarboxylase gives rise to the protein MQEVHDYGIKFWSNNEFKIEKGLVKICHGKNPSLLEIVQSVRDKGYRGPLLVRFPHLVQKQIKSLFDAFSLAIKEYQYSGAFKAVFPLKVNQMPSFVFPLVQGAKGLDYGLEAGSKSELIIAMSYTNPTAPITVNGFKDKEMIELGFIAKSMQHEITLTIEGLNELKTIIAVAKQNEFLACPKIGIRIRLHSTGTGVWAKSGGINSKFGLSSTEVLEAMRLLEENDLLEHFHMIHFHIGSQISDISPLKKALREAGNLYAELRKMGAKNLNSVNIGGGLAVEYTQHKHHQDKNYTLEEFSADVVFLLREIVKNKQEIEPDIFIESGRYISANHAVLVAPVLELFSHEYNEKSLKIKESNNPPLIDEMLDLLANINEKNAIEYLHDSFDHTESLFTLFDLGYIDLIDRSNTEVLAHLIVKKAVQLLYVKDHNDILRIQEQVQERYLLNCSFFQSLPDYWGLRQNFPVMPLNKLDEKPTRSASLWDITCDSDGEIAFDSTKPLFLHDIDVDEEEYFLAFFLVGAYQEVLGMKHNLFTHPTEFSVVFDEKGDYEVEDICEAQTILDVLDDLDYDTKEIERLLKQKIEDNNKLDMEEKKEIMGRLYVMLSENGYLRTIS